The genomic stretch CCCGGCCGGCGCAACGGCGCGGCCTAAGGGGTTGACGAATGACGCGACCCGAGCCGAGCCGTCACCCGAGCGCCATCGCCATGGTCCTAACCGGCGCTGATGGCATTATCTCGGCTGTCAGCCCGAGCCTTGAGGCTATGACCGGTCGCAGCCGGACCGAGGCGATTGGCTCACCCTTGGCCCTGTTGCTGCATTCGGGGCAACCAAGCGGTCTAAACACAAATCTGATGCCAGCCCTACAAGCCGGCGAAATGACGGTGGCTTATCAGCATTTGGCGGATAACTTGGGTGGTTCGGTTTGGCTGCTGACGGTGAGTGTCGGCATTTCTGAAGGCACTTTGCTGGTCGGTTTCCCACCCAGCCACGAAAAGGCCCAACGCACGGCTGAACGGCTCTACCGCCTGACCACCGACGTTGAGCGCTCGGCCTTAGAGGCAGGTCAGTCGCGCGAGGCCGCCACCGCGCTGGGCGCGGAGAAACTCGACGCCCAACTGGCCGATATGGGCAATGGCAGCTACGCCGAATGGATCCAAAGTGTCCTGCAGGCCGAGGTCGATGACCGTCCAACCCTGGCAGGCTCGCCCCAGGGAGGGCCAATGGACTACGTCTGGGACCGGGCCTTGGATTTGCACACCATCGTGGCCAAACAACAGGCCGGCCAGACCAAGCTGTTTGAGGCCTCGCAGGTTATGGCCTCGGCCGCCCAGAGTGCTGAAAACCAGGCCGAGCCGATGGACCAGACTGGCGCCCAGGTGGTGGCAGCCGCCTCGCAACACCAAGGCGGTAGCGCCACCTTGCTAACAGCCGGCCACCGGGTTAGTGCTGGCGCCCAGGATTCGGCCCTGCGTGTGCGCGCCCTGCAGCAGGTGGTCGAGCGCACCCAGACCCTAATGGCGGCCCAGCGCTTCATGTTGGCCGGCACGTTGGTCCTGACGGAGGCTGTTTTCGCTGCGCTGCGGCCAGCTTGTCTGGCCAGTGGGGCTTCGGGGCGGGTTTTGCCCGATGCCGCCTACCCACCTGCCGTCAAAACTCGCCCGGGTGACAGGGAGCTTGAGTTTGTGGCGCCGCTGGTGGCGGCACTGCGTGAACTGGCACCGCGGTTATCAATGGGCACGGCCCGGATCCAAGCCGGGTTGAACCGGATCACCAAAGAAGCGATCGAGGCCGCCGGGCAACTGCGGACCTTTGACTCCTCACTGGCCTCATGGCGACTGCTGTCCCAGCGTTTTGGTCTACCGACTTGGCTA from Micrococcales bacterium encodes the following:
- a CDS encoding PAS domain-containing protein, translating into MTRPEPSRHPSAIAMVLTGADGIISAVSPSLEAMTGRSRTEAIGSPLALLLHSGQPSGLNTNLMPALQAGEMTVAYQHLADNLGGSVWLLTVSVGISEGTLLVGFPPSHEKAQRTAERLYRLTTDVERSALEAGQSREAATALGAEKLDAQLADMGNGSYAEWIQSVLQAEVDDRPTLAGSPQGGPMDYVWDRALDLHTIVAKQQAGQTKLFEASQVMASAAQSAENQAEPMDQTGAQVVAAASQHQGGSATLLTAGHRVSAGAQDSALRVRALQQVVERTQTLMAAQRFMLAGTLVLTEAVFAALRPACLASGASGRVLPDAAYPPAVKTRPGDRELEFVAPLVAALRELAPRLSMGTARIQAGLNRITKEAIEAAGQLRTFDSSLASWRLLSQRFGLPTWLVPDDLDPQGAAARLDGLVDLARAALGRGGFTDPTPISEAAAQVSRALRQVAGPFRRG